The segment GCGGGAATCCATATACTTTTACTTAGATAAAATTTATAAAGGGTCCATTAATCGCCGTCACATGTTTATGGTGGCTATGCTCATCACTCATAAGAAGCCTGATGAGCTAACGGACCAGCACGTTATTAATTTGTGCAACAAATATCGATCAAAGTTCCTTGCAGAAGAGGAACAGCGCAAAATTGATTCATTAAATGGGACATTAGAAAAGTAGAGGAGGGATTCCTATGTACGTTCATATTGGGGATACCGTTTCCGTGCCTATTGAATCTATCATTACTATGGTGCATGCCAAGGGCGGAAAGTCCCATAAAAGTCCTATTCATCACTATAAAACGCTAGAGTATATCGCCATGGTACCAGAGGAGCAGATCAAGACCTATGTGGTCACAGATGATTGCGTTTATGGATCTGGTATTAGTATTAAGACTTTAATGAGACGAATTGATGAGTTTTATAGTATAATAAAGAGATAAGATTTATTCTGTACATGTGTTGTACCAAATTTCAATCCAGTACAGTGTGATAGATTGTTAGGAGGAGTTTGTTTCATGCCTGAAGAAAATTATGGCGCTCAGAATATACAGGTTCTTGAGGGTCTTGACGCGGTACGTAAACGTCCTGGTATGTACATTGGTAGTACGTCCATTCGCGGTTTACATCACCTCGTTTATGAAGTAGTAGATAACTCTGTAGACGAAGCGCTCGCAGGTTACGCTACACATATCGAAGTATCCATTAATGAAGATAACAGCATCACTGTTGTCGATGATGGTCGTGGTATTCCTACAGGGATGCATGAATCCGGTATGTCTGCGGTAGAGTTAGTATTAACGAAATTGCATGCTGGCGGTAAATTCGGCGGTGGCGGCTACAAGGTTTCTGGTGGTCTTCACGGCGTAGGTATTTCTGTAGTAAATGCGTTGAGTGAATGGACTAAGGTTCAAGTAGCTCAAAATGGTATTATTCAAGAGATTACATTCGCTCGTGGTCATAAGACTTCCGAGTTACATGAAATCGGCAAAGCAGAAGGTACTGGTACTACAGTTATCTTCAAGCCAGATGCTGAAATCTTTGAAACTACAGTATTCAACTTTGATACATTGAAAATTCGTTTACAAGAATTGGCATTCCTTAATAAAGGTCTTCGCATTACATTGAGCGATTTGCGCCAAGAGGAACCTCGTGTTGAAAGCTTCCACTACGAAGGTGGTTTAAGTTCTTTCATTGCCTTCTTAAACGAAAATAAAGAAGTAGTAAATCCTACTGTTATCGATATCGAAAATACAAAAGACGACGTAGTAGTAGACGTAGCGTTGCAATATAACGATAGCTACAGCGAAAACTTATTGTCCTTCGTAAATAACATCAATACCATTGACGGTGGTACTCACCTTTCTGGTTTCCGTGCTGCCTTGACTCGTACCCTCAATGATTATGGCCGTAAATCTGGCTTGATCAAGGAAAATGAGTCCAACCTTTCCGGTGAAGACGTACGTGAAGGTTTGACAGCTGTTGTATCTGTAAAAGTATTGGAACCTCAATTTGAAGGCCAAACAAAAACTAAACTTGGCAATAGCGAAGTTAAAGGTATTACAGATGTTATCGTATCTGAAGGTCTTAGAACATTCTTCGAAGAACATCCTCAAGATGCGAAGAAAATCATCGAAAAAGCAACAATGGCAAGCCGTGCTCGTGAGGCCGCTCGTAAAGCCCGCGACTTAACTCGCCGTAAAAATGCGTTGGAAGTATCTAGCCTTCCTGGTAAATTGGCAGATTGCTCTGAAAAAGATACATCTATGACTGAAATTTATCTAGTCGAAGGTGACTCTGCGGGCGGTTCTGCAAAACAAG is part of the Veillonella nakazawae genome and harbors:
- a CDS encoding DUF370 domain-containing protein, which codes for MYVHIGDTVSVPIESIITMVHAKGGKSHKSPIHHYKTLEYIAMVPEEQIKTYVVTDDCVYGSGISIKTLMRRIDEFYSIIKR
- the gyrB gene encoding DNA topoisomerase (ATP-hydrolyzing) subunit B, coding for MPEENYGAQNIQVLEGLDAVRKRPGMYIGSTSIRGLHHLVYEVVDNSVDEALAGYATHIEVSINEDNSITVVDDGRGIPTGMHESGMSAVELVLTKLHAGGKFGGGGYKVSGGLHGVGISVVNALSEWTKVQVAQNGIIQEITFARGHKTSELHEIGKAEGTGTTVIFKPDAEIFETTVFNFDTLKIRLQELAFLNKGLRITLSDLRQEEPRVESFHYEGGLSSFIAFLNENKEVVNPTVIDIENTKDDVVVDVALQYNDSYSENLLSFVNNINTIDGGTHLSGFRAALTRTLNDYGRKSGLIKENESNLSGEDVREGLTAVVSVKVLEPQFEGQTKTKLGNSEVKGITDVIVSEGLRTFFEEHPQDAKKIIEKATMASRAREAARKARDLTRRKNALEVSSLPGKLADCSEKDTSMTEIYLVEGDSAGGSAKQGRDRRYQAILPLRGKILNVEKARLDKILANNEIRSMITAFGTGIGEEFDITKSRYNKIIIMTDADVDGAHIRTLLLTFFYRYMKPLVEEGHIYIAQPPLYQIKKGKSHWYVYSDAELTAKLDEVGRDGITIQRYKGLGEMNPEQLWETTMNPENRTILQVSLEDSIEADKIFTVLMGDKVEPRRKFIEDNAKYVRNLDL